A stretch of the Candidatus Edwardsbacteria bacterium genome encodes the following:
- a CDS encoding 4Fe-4S binding protein: MPEIRVDETRCKGCELCTKACPKSCIEMSDTFSVTGYYPAKLAKTDCCIGCGLCAQICPDLAIAVWK, from the coding sequence ATGCCAGAAATCAGGGTCGATGAGACCCGCTGCAAAGGATGTGAGCTATGCACTAAGGCCTGCCCCAAAAGCTGCATAGAGATGTCCGACACCTTCAGCGTTACCGGCTATTACCCGGCCAAACTGGCCAAAACGGATTGCTGCATAGGCTGCGGTCTGTGCGCCCAAATATGCCCCGACCTGGCCATTGCGGTGTGGAAGTAA